A single Campylobacter hyointestinalis subsp. hyointestinalis DNA region contains:
- a CDS encoding O-acetylhomoserine aminocarboxypropyltransferase/cysteine synthase family protein, whose translation MQKESIATHFGYNTKDAFGSMAVPIYQTTAYDFGSCETAANRFALKELGQIYSRLTNPTLDVFEARIAALENGKAGISTSSGQAAIFFAIANLAGAGDNIIVGQKIYGGTVTLATHTLKRFGIEARIFDADTADDLESLIDENTKAVYFETLSNPQIAVANVEKIVNIANKYGIVTVADNTVATPALFNPITKGVDVVIHSASKYISGQGLSIGGAVVSSFGLNAKLANNPRYSHFNTPDESYHGLVYADLIDNFDIFTLRIRLSLLRDIGATLSPFNAWQLIAGLETLSLRVKECSKTALKVAKFLEAHPKVKSVNYPGLESSPLNKYIKENFTDGLASGLLSFDVGDRDTAAQILNKVKLFSIVVNIGDSKSIITHPASTTHQQLSDKELEDAGVKSGLIRLSIGLENAEDLIDDLQEAMQ comes from the coding sequence ATGCAAAAAGAAAGTATCGCAACGCATTTTGGCTACAACACTAAAGACGCTTTTGGATCTATGGCTGTTCCTATCTACCAAACCACTGCTTATGATTTTGGTAGTTGTGAAACTGCGGCAAATAGATTTGCTTTAAAAGAGTTAGGACAAATTTACTCTCGCCTTACAAACCCTACTCTAGATGTTTTTGAAGCTAGGATAGCTGCACTTGAAAACGGTAAAGCTGGCATAAGTACTTCAAGCGGACAAGCAGCTATATTTTTTGCTATAGCAAATTTAGCAGGCGCTGGAGACAACATAATAGTTGGTCAAAAGATATACGGCGGTACTGTTACGCTCGCTACCCATACCTTAAAAAGATTTGGCATAGAAGCTAGAATTTTTGACGCAGATACTGCTGACGATCTAGAAAGCTTAATAGATGAAAATACTAAAGCGGTGTATTTTGAAACATTGTCAAATCCTCAAATAGCAGTAGCAAACGTAGAAAAGATCGTAAATATAGCAAACAAATACGGCATTGTGACCGTAGCAGACAACACTGTTGCTACTCCTGCGCTATTTAATCCTATCACAAAAGGTGTCGATGTGGTCATCCATAGCGCTAGTAAATACATAAGTGGACAAGGTTTGAGCATAGGTGGAGCAGTTGTAAGTAGCTTTGGACTAAACGCCAAACTAGCAAACAATCCTAGATATAGTCATTTTAACACTCCAGACGAGAGCTATCACGGGCTTGTTTATGCTGATCTCATCGATAATTTTGATATATTTACTCTAAGGATCAGACTAAGTTTATTAAGAGATATAGGTGCTACTTTATCGCCTTTTAATGCTTGGCAGTTAATCGCAGGGCTTGAAACACTGAGCTTAAGGGTAAAAGAATGCTCTAAAACAGCGCTAAAAGTAGCTAAATTTTTAGAAGCTCATCCAAAAGTAAAAAGTGTAAATTATCCCGGTCTTGAAAGCTCACCACTAAATAAATATATAAAAGAAAACTTTACAGACGGTCTTGCTAGTGGATTACTTAGCTTTGATGTCGGAGATAGAGATACTGCAGCGCAGATCTTAAATAAAGTAAAATTATTTAGCATAGTAGTAAATATCGGTGATAGCAAATCAATAATCACTCATCCAGCCAGCACTACTCACCAACAACTAAGCGATAAAGAGCTAGAAGATGCCGGTGTAAAAAGCGGACTTATAAGACTTAGCATCGGTTTAGAAAATGCCGAAGACTTGATAGACGACTTGCAAGAGGCAATGCAATGA